Below is a genomic region from Microbacterium sp. LWO12-1.2.
GCCGCTCGTCGCGAGCGTCTGCGGCGCTCCGGAGCTCGGGTGACGCACGACCACCGCGTCGGCGCCGATCGCCTCGAGCGTCTGGGCGGTGTCCTTCAGGCTCTCACCCTTGGAGACGCTCGATCCCTTCGCCGCGAAGTTGATCACGTCGGCGGAGAGGCGCTTGGCTGCGGCCTCGAAGGAGATGCGGGTGCGGGTCGAGTCCTCGAAGAAGAGATTGACGACGGTCTTGCCGCGGAGGGTCGGCAGCTTCTTGACCTCGCGGGACTGCGTGTCCGCCATGTCCTCGGCGACATCGAGGATGCGCAGCGCGGTGGCCTTGTCGAGGGTGTGGGTGTCGAGAAGGTGCCTCATGCGCCGATCGTCACCTCTTCGGCCCCATCGTTCTCGAACAGTCGAACGTTGACCCGCTCGGTGCGGGCGGAGGGGATGTTCTTGCCGACGAAGTCGGGACGGATGGGCAGCTCGCGGTGGCCCCGATCGACCAGGATCGCGAGCCGCACGACAGCGGGGCGTCCGATCGACTGGATCGCGTCGAGTGCGGCCCGGATGCTGCGCCCGGAGAAGAGCACATCGTCGACGAGCACGACCGTCTTGCCGTCGATGCCGCCGACCGGGATCTCCGTCGGACGAGGAGAGCGCGTCGGATGCTTCGAGAGGTCGTCGCGGAACAGGGTCACATCCAGCGCACCCACGGGAACGGACTCCTGGGCGATCTCGCTGATCAACGTGCCCAGGCGGTGTGCGAGAGTGACGCCGCGGGTCGGAATGCCCAGCAGGACGAGGTTCTCAGCGCCC
It encodes:
- the pyrR gene encoding bifunctional pyr operon transcriptional regulator/uracil phosphoribosyltransferase PyrR, which encodes MSTRTVLQEADISRGLTRIAHEILESNRGAENLVLLGIPTRGVTLAHRLGTLISEIAQESVPVGALDVTLFRDDLSKHPTRSPRPTEIPVGGIDGKTVVLVDDVLFSGRSIRAALDAIQSIGRPAVVRLAILVDRGHRELPIRPDFVGKNIPSARTERVNVRLFENDGAEEVTIGA